Proteins encoded in a region of the bacterium genome:
- a CDS encoding DUF72 domain-containing protein, giving the protein MAGTISFDFRHVPKGVHFATASDRYASWVGQIYSADQGYKITKSRKQIKGEAFVEEKLPVRSVSEYFAHYGALEIDFTFYDFLLDREGNPSRNWAPLAEYAKYIPDDGMVVLKVPEGICATTRWNFAGGKRTAMANDTYLDPDAFTKRFYRPATEILGNRIAAFSFEKAYQRKDSCPPPEKNIESLREFFEAIPRDPRYHIEERTDRLKTEDYFVFLHEYGIGNVFSHWTWLPDLKRQWEQAGGFTGSSVIIRLLTPLRVAYEESYARYHPFAELRDEIPSMYRDAAFLIREGLSIGLPVIHVANNRAGGNANLINRRVLDELELLLEDR; this is encoded by the coding sequence ATGGCCGGGACGATCTCATTCGACTTTCGCCATGTCCCCAAAGGGGTGCACTTTGCCACCGCCAGCGACCGCTATGCCTCCTGGGTGGGGCAGATCTACTCGGCCGATCAGGGGTACAAGATCACCAAGTCGCGCAAACAGATCAAAGGCGAGGCATTCGTCGAAGAGAAGCTGCCAGTCCGGTCGGTGAGCGAGTATTTCGCGCATTACGGCGCGCTGGAAATTGACTTTACCTTCTACGACTTCCTGCTGGACCGTGAGGGGAACCCCAGCCGCAATTGGGCGCCGCTGGCGGAGTATGCGAAATACATCCCTGACGACGGCATGGTTGTCTTGAAAGTCCCCGAGGGAATTTGCGCCACCACGCGATGGAACTTCGCCGGCGGCAAACGCACCGCCATGGCCAACGACACCTATCTCGATCCCGACGCGTTTACGAAACGGTTCTATCGCCCAGCCACAGAAATCCTCGGCAACCGGATCGCCGCGTTCTCATTTGAGAAGGCCTACCAGCGCAAGGATTCCTGCCCGCCGCCGGAGAAGAACATCGAGTCCCTGCGGGAGTTTTTCGAGGCCATCCCGCGCGATCCCCGTTACCACATCGAGGAGCGCACCGACCGCCTGAAGACGGAAGACTACTTCGTCTTCCTGCACGAATACGGCATCGGCAATGTCTTTTCGCACTGGACCTGGCTGCCCGATTTGAAGCGCCAGTGGGAGCAGGCCGGCGGGTTCACCGGCTCGTCGGTGATCATCCGACTGCTTACGCCCCTGAGGGTGGCCTATGAGGAATCGTACGCGCGTTATCACCCCTTCGCGGAATTGCGCGACGAGATTCCCTCGATGTATCGCGATGCCGCCTTCCTGATCCGTGAGGGGCTTTCCATCGGGTTGCCGGTGATCCATGTCGCCAACAACCGCGCCGGCGGCAACGCCAACCTGATCAACCGGCGTGTGCTCGATGAACTCGAACTGTTGCTTGAGGACCGATGA
- a CDS encoding DUF2007 domain-containing protein encodes MPVCPNCQAEYPDGRVECIDCGVPLVDDLYDPDLDEDEAGDGKFVPFRTYPTRVHAEMIVEALAHEGIPAIIKSDEMFGSATGMGTGATPKIVVWVPEAQKDDAADVADGTLDHL; translated from the coding sequence ATGCCAGTGTGTCCGAATTGCCAGGCCGAGTACCCCGACGGCCGCGTCGAATGCATCGATTGCGGCGTGCCGTTGGTGGATGACCTCTATGATCCCGATCTGGACGAGGACGAAGCTGGCGACGGGAAGTTCGTGCCGTTTCGCACTTACCCCACGCGCGTGCACGCCGAGATGATCGTCGAGGCGCTCGCCCACGAGGGCATCCCCGCGATCATCAAATCCGACGAGATGTTCGGCTCCGCCACCGGCATGGGCACCGGCGCCACCCCGAAGATCGTGGTGTGGGTGCCGGAAGCGCAGAAGGACGACGCCGCCGATGTCGCCGACGGCACCCTCGATCACCTCTGA
- a CDS encoding PD-(D/E)XK nuclease family protein, which yields MTRKTTGVRTRNLYNPGADKPFKLSRSKLERFMECPRCFYLDRRLGVDRPDLPSFSLNLAVDELLKREFDYYRERGEPHPLMRAAGIDAIPFRHESLGVWRENFKGVEYHHAPTNLVISGAVDDLWVDPSGALIIVDYKATSVKDPIRADYNSRQSYRRQLEIYQWLFRQNGFEVSDTAYWVYANGQKGREAFNARLDFELTFVPHQGQTDWVEDCIRAACDCLRADTIPDAAGECEFCLYRAAARVRESN from the coding sequence ATGACCCGCAAGACGACCGGCGTTCGCACGCGCAACCTCTACAATCCCGGCGCGGACAAACCGTTCAAGCTGTCGCGGTCCAAGCTGGAACGGTTCATGGAATGTCCGCGCTGTTTCTACCTCGACCGCCGACTGGGCGTGGACCGTCCCGACCTGCCCTCGTTTTCGCTCAACCTCGCCGTCGACGAGCTGCTCAAGCGCGAATTCGACTACTACCGCGAGCGCGGCGAACCACATCCGCTCATGCGCGCGGCCGGTATCGACGCGATCCCCTTCCGCCATGAGTCGCTGGGCGTCTGGCGCGAGAACTTCAAGGGTGTGGAATACCACCATGCGCCAACCAACCTCGTCATCTCCGGCGCGGTCGATGACCTCTGGGTCGATCCAAGCGGGGCGCTCATCATCGTCGACTACAAGGCGACCAGCGTCAAGGACCCGATCCGCGCCGACTACAACTCGCGTCAGAGCTACAGACGGCAGCTGGAAATCTACCAGTGGCTTTTCCGTCAAAACGGCTTCGAGGTCTCCGACACCGCCTATTGGGTCTACGCCAACGGCCAGAAGGGACGCGAGGCATTCAACGCCCGCCTGGATTTTGAACTGACCTTTGTGCCCCACCAGGGCCAGACCGACTGGGTCGAGGATTGTATCCGCGCCGCCTGCGACTGCCTGCGCGCCGACACTATTCCGGACGCGGCCGGGGAGTGCGAATTCTGCCTCTACCGCGCGGCGGCGCGTGTGCGCGAAAGCAATTAA
- a CDS encoding zinc ribbon domain-containing protein encodes MSGQRECPSCASMVPDDEERCVICGYEFPTIARGRNWRGWVAIVLLLIFVYPLIRFIINLLR; translated from the coding sequence ATGTCCGGCCAGCGCGAATGTCCCTCCTGCGCCTCGATGGTCCCCGACGACGAGGAGCGTTGCGTGATCTGCGGGTATGAGTTTCCGACGATTGCGCGGGGACGAAACTGGCGCGGCTGGGTGGCGATCGTGCTGCTTCTGATCTTTGTCTACCCGTTGATCCGCTTCATCATCAATCTGCTGCGTTAA
- the murQ gene encoding N-acetylmuramic acid 6-phosphate etherase: MRKTRDRRLFDQLGGLTTEAQDRRYRRLDREPLRRVLRRINDADVTVPAAVRRCLPHIERATRLVIATWSGGGRLFYAGAGTSGRLGVLDASELPPTFGLDHRLAVGLIAGGYPTLIRSKEGVEDRAEDGAAAIRKARVGKKDCLIAIAASRRTPYTLGALAEARRRGARTIFLVANPRPIETRIEGADVIIPVVVGPEVVAGSTRMKAGTAQKLVLNMITTAAMVQMGKTYQNWMVDLRATSAKLLERSKRILTIVAGLSYDDAEEMLRAADGSVKRAIVMAKLGITTREADRRLKTARGHVHRALGEK; encoded by the coding sequence ATGAGGAAAACCAGGGACCGTCGCCTGTTCGATCAACTGGGCGGACTGACCACCGAAGCGCAGGATCGGCGATACCGCCGTCTGGACCGCGAGCCCTTGCGCCGGGTGCTGCGGCGAATCAACGATGCCGATGTCACGGTGCCGGCCGCGGTGCGTCGTTGTCTGCCGCATATCGAACGTGCCACACGCCTGGTGATCGCCACCTGGTCCGGGGGCGGACGGCTCTTCTACGCCGGCGCCGGGACATCGGGGCGTTTGGGTGTGCTTGATGCCTCTGAATTGCCGCCGACCTTCGGGCTGGACCATCGTCTGGCGGTCGGATTGATCGCCGGCGGCTATCCGACCTTGATCCGCTCGAAAGAGGGAGTCGAGGATCGCGCCGAAGACGGCGCCGCGGCTATTCGCAAGGCGCGTGTCGGCAAGAAAGACTGCCTGATCGCGATCGCCGCCTCGCGGCGCACCCCTTACACGCTGGGCGCATTGGCCGAAGCGCGCCGCCGCGGCGCCAGAACAATCTTCCTGGTCGCCAATCCGCGTCCGATCGAAACGCGCATCGAAGGCGCCGATGTGATCATCCCGGTGGTGGTCGGTCCCGAAGTGGTCGCGGGCTCGACCCGGATGAAAGCCGGCACCGCGCAGAAACTCGTGCTCAACATGATCACCACCGCCGCCATGGTGCAAATGGGCAAGACCTACCAGAACTGGATGGTCGATCTGCGCGCCACTTCGGCGAAACTGCTCGAGCGCTCCAAACGGATTCTGACCATCGTCGCGGGGCTCTCCTACGACGACGCCGAGGAGATGTTGCGCGCCGCCGATGGATCGGTCAAGCGCGCGATCGTGATGGCCAAGCTGGGGATCACCACCCGTGAGGCCGACCGTCGGTTAAAAACGGCGCGCGGGCATGTCCACCGAGCGCTGGGGGAAAAGTAG